A single window of Cellulomonas sp. NTE-D12 DNA harbors:
- a CDS encoding DinB family protein, with amino-acid sequence MDPKDALRHYLDEQRTSLVGKLDGLDEYAVRRPLTPTGTNLLGLVKHVAWIQLGYFTTVFGRPPGRVAPYEREGGNPDDDMWAQADEPRDAILELHRYSAQQADATLAELPLDTPGVVPWWRPGHQEVTLHRIAVHVIVDTSRHAGQADILRETLDGRVGMKPDDPNIPGRTPQEWAEYRGRIEAAARTAGGLPPV; translated from the coding sequence ATGGACCCCAAGGACGCCCTGCGGCACTACCTGGACGAGCAGCGCACCAGCCTGGTCGGCAAGCTCGACGGGCTCGACGAGTACGCGGTCCGGCGTCCCCTGACGCCGACCGGCACCAACCTGCTCGGGCTCGTCAAGCACGTCGCCTGGATCCAGCTGGGGTACTTCACCACCGTGTTCGGCCGGCCGCCGGGGCGCGTGGCGCCGTACGAGCGCGAGGGCGGCAACCCGGACGACGACATGTGGGCGCAGGCCGACGAGCCCAGGGACGCGATCCTCGAGCTGCACCGGTACTCCGCGCAGCAGGCGGACGCGACGCTCGCCGAGCTGCCGCTGGACACCCCCGGCGTGGTGCCGTGGTGGCGCCCGGGCCACCAGGAGGTGACCCTGCACCGGATCGCCGTGCACGTCATCGTCGACACGTCCCGCCACGCCGGCCAGGCGGACATCCTGCGCGAGACGCTCGACGGGCGCGTCGGCATGAAGCCTGACGACCCGAACATCCCCGGGCGCACGCCGCAGGAGTGGGCGGAGTACCGCGGCCGCATCGAGGCCGCCGCCCGGACCGCAGGCGGCCTGCCGCCCGTCTGA
- a CDS encoding MarP family serine protease translates to MLLDLVLALILLATLLGGFGRGLLATLGGLLGLVAGGAAAYWVVPLVNDWAPARWRAALVVLTAVLLPLLGSSVGARIGHALRRGVDRTRLAVVDRLLGAVASVVVMALAMAFVGSAIAATGVPVLAPAIASSSVLRTIDRLTPAPVTRTMAQLRGAVLHSGLPQLGDLLGPQPSPTVPSVDLSTARLAQASKAVARIQGTAYACGISSSGSGFVVAPDRLVTNAHVVAGVDKPVVELPGQRAKVGRVVYLDPVNDLAVIAVDHLGVTPLPIVPTLARDAVAVVQGYPYGGPLTSGGARVLAVSTAKVPDIHGQGDSEREIYALAAVVRPGNSGGPLLTTDGTVAGIVFARSDSNPDLAYAMTPTELLPVVARAPGLSATVPSGACTTG, encoded by the coding sequence ATGCTCCTCGACCTCGTGCTCGCGCTGATCCTCCTCGCCACGCTGCTGGGGGGCTTCGGCCGCGGCCTGCTGGCCACGCTCGGCGGGCTGCTCGGCCTGGTCGCCGGCGGTGCCGCCGCGTACTGGGTGGTCCCCCTGGTCAACGACTGGGCACCGGCCCGGTGGCGGGCCGCGCTCGTCGTCCTGACCGCCGTCCTGCTGCCGCTGCTCGGCTCGTCGGTCGGCGCGCGCATCGGGCACGCGCTGCGCCGAGGGGTCGACCGGACGCGGCTGGCGGTGGTCGACCGGCTGCTCGGCGCGGTCGCCAGCGTCGTCGTGATGGCGCTGGCGATGGCGTTCGTCGGGTCGGCGATCGCCGCGACCGGCGTCCCGGTGCTGGCGCCCGCGATCGCCTCGTCGTCGGTGCTCCGCACGATCGACCGCCTGACGCCCGCCCCCGTGACCCGCACCATGGCGCAGCTGCGCGGCGCCGTGCTGCACTCCGGCCTGCCGCAGCTCGGCGACCTGCTGGGACCGCAGCCGTCGCCCACGGTGCCGTCGGTCGACCTGTCCACGGCCCGGCTGGCGCAGGCGTCCAAGGCCGTGGCCCGCATCCAGGGCACCGCCTACGCGTGCGGCATCAGCTCCAGCGGATCGGGGTTCGTCGTGGCCCCGGACCGGTTGGTGACCAACGCGCACGTCGTCGCCGGGGTGGACAAGCCCGTCGTCGAGCTGCCCGGGCAGCGCGCGAAGGTGGGGCGCGTGGTCTACCTCGACCCGGTGAACGACCTGGCGGTGATCGCCGTCGACCACCTGGGCGTCACGCCGCTGCCCATCGTGCCGACGCTGGCTCGCGACGCCGTCGCGGTGGTCCAGGGCTACCCCTACGGCGGCCCGTTGACGTCCGGCGGCGCCCGCGTGCTGGCGGTGAGCACCGCCAAGGTGCCGGACATCCACGGGCAGGGCGACTCCGAGCGGGAGATCTACGCGCTGGCCGCGGTGGTCCGGCCCGGCAACTCCGGCGGACCGCTGCTGACCACCGACGGGACGGTGGCGGGCATCGTGTTCGCCCGCTCGGACTCCAACCCGGACCTGGCGTATGCGATGACCCCCACGGAGCTGCTCCCCGTCGTGGCGCGCGCCCCGGGCCTCAGCGCGACGGTTCCCTCGGGCGCCTGCACCACCGGCTGA
- a CDS encoding MFS transporter, translating to MSTPAPDRSVRAASWAVAAVFTLSGVNFASWASRMPAIRDGLGFSPDRMGLLLLVASVGSLLSLPLSGMVVERLGARRTVMTFAVVNALGFLLSSVGVQQRLVPLVVAGLVLVGVGAGVWDASMNLEGALVEQRLGRTVMPRYHAGFSFGTMAAAGVAAVAAEAHVPVVTHLPAVMVVSTVLVAVAVRRFLPTGHADHLLHPEPPTDVVPDAEVAGPTAGSRAATAVVAHPVDLAADPAVSTPRGARGALAAWAEPRTLLVGLVVLAAALTEGAANDWASLSVVDGFRTSHAVGALAFGIFVTAMTAMRMFGTPLLDRFGRVAVLRLCAGLALVGLTVFGLVGPLWLAMVGIVAWGMGAALGFPVGMSAAADDPRRAPARVSVVSTIGYSAFLGGPPLLGLLAQHVGYRHALLAILVPVALSLAVMGAAAPLHRDRAQPDRA from the coding sequence ATGAGCACCCCTGCACCCGACCGTTCGGTCCGCGCCGCGTCGTGGGCGGTGGCGGCCGTGTTCACGCTCAGCGGCGTGAACTTCGCCAGCTGGGCGTCGCGCATGCCCGCCATCCGTGACGGCCTGGGGTTCTCGCCCGACCGGATGGGTCTGCTGCTGCTGGTCGCCTCCGTCGGCTCGCTGCTGTCGCTGCCGCTGTCCGGCATGGTGGTCGAGCGGCTCGGTGCACGACGCACGGTGATGACCTTCGCGGTGGTGAACGCGCTGGGCTTCCTGCTCTCGTCGGTCGGCGTGCAGCAGCGGCTGGTGCCGCTGGTCGTCGCGGGGCTGGTCCTGGTGGGCGTGGGCGCCGGCGTCTGGGACGCCTCGATGAACCTCGAGGGTGCTCTCGTGGAGCAGCGGTTGGGTCGCACGGTGATGCCGCGGTACCACGCCGGCTTCTCGTTCGGGACCATGGCCGCTGCCGGGGTGGCGGCCGTCGCGGCCGAGGCCCACGTGCCGGTGGTGACGCACCTGCCGGCCGTGATGGTGGTCAGCACGGTGCTCGTCGCCGTGGCGGTGCGCCGCTTCCTGCCGACCGGCCACGCGGACCACCTCCTGCACCCGGAGCCGCCGACGGACGTCGTGCCGGATGCCGAGGTCGCCGGTCCGACGGCCGGGTCCCGGGCGGCGACCGCCGTCGTCGCGCATCCCGTCGACCTGGCCGCCGACCCCGCGGTGAGCACCCCGCGGGGGGCCCGCGGCGCGCTCGCGGCCTGGGCGGAGCCCCGCACCCTGCTCGTCGGGCTGGTGGTGCTCGCCGCCGCGCTCACGGAGGGGGCGGCCAACGACTGGGCCAGCCTGTCGGTGGTCGACGGGTTCCGCACCAGCCACGCGGTCGGGGCGCTGGCGTTCGGGATCTTCGTCACGGCGATGACGGCCATGCGGATGTTCGGAACCCCGTTGCTGGACCGGTTCGGGCGCGTGGCGGTGCTGCGGCTGTGCGCAGGGCTCGCGCTGGTGGGCCTCACCGTCTTCGGCCTGGTCGGACCGTTGTGGCTGGCGATGGTGGGCATCGTCGCCTGGGGCATGGGCGCGGCGCTCGGCTTCCCGGTCGGCATGAGCGCGGCCGCGGACGACCCGCGGCGCGCGCCGGCGCGCGTGAGCGTCGTGTCCACCATCGGGTACTCCGCGTTCCTCGGCGGCCCGCCGCTGCTCGGGCTGCTGGCGCAGCACGTCGGCTACCGGCACGCGCTGCTGGCGATCCTGGTGCCCGTCGCGCTGAGCCTGGCGGTGATGGGCGCCGCGGCGCCCCTGCATCGCGACCGGGCCCAGCCCGACCGGGCTTAG
- a CDS encoding FAD-dependent oxidoreductase, which translates to MTTTPLRVAVVGAGPAGIYASDILARSGLDVSIDLIERLPAPFGLVRYGVAPDHPRIKQIIVALHKVLERGDIRLLADVDYGTDLTLDDLRQHYDAVIFATGAIRDAALRVPGVDLVGSYGAADFVSWYDGHPDVPRTWPLEAREVAVIGAGNVALDVARILAKHPEDLLPTEVPPNVYEGLLASPVTDVHVFARRGPAQVKFSPLELRELGHVPDVDVIVYPEDFDFDEGSMAAIHSSNQTKQVVKTLTDWTLKEPEDLTASRRIHLHFLQRPVEVLGEDGHVVGLRTERTALNGDGHVTGTGATTDWAVQAVYRAVGYFGSPLPELPFDEVGGVIPNREGRVVDDGGEALPGLYTTGWIKRGPVGLIGHTKSDATETIAHLREDAEAGLLPRATERDPQAVSKLLDERGVDAIEWSGWQLLDAYERALGEVQGRERVKVVPREEMVDVSLGRRG; encoded by the coding sequence GTGACCACCACGCCCTTGCGCGTCGCCGTCGTCGGCGCCGGGCCCGCCGGTATCTACGCGTCCGACATCCTCGCCCGGTCCGGCCTGGACGTCAGCATCGACCTGATCGAGCGGCTGCCGGCCCCGTTCGGGCTCGTGCGCTACGGCGTCGCCCCGGACCACCCCCGCATCAAGCAGATCATCGTCGCCCTGCACAAGGTGCTGGAGCGCGGGGACATCCGCCTGCTCGCGGACGTCGACTACGGCACCGACCTGACGCTCGACGACCTGCGGCAGCACTACGACGCGGTCATCTTCGCCACCGGCGCCATCCGGGACGCCGCCCTGCGGGTGCCCGGCGTCGACCTGGTCGGCTCCTACGGTGCCGCCGACTTCGTCTCCTGGTACGACGGCCACCCGGACGTGCCGCGCACCTGGCCGCTCGAGGCCCGCGAGGTCGCGGTGATCGGCGCCGGCAACGTCGCGCTCGACGTGGCGCGGATCCTCGCCAAGCACCCGGAGGACCTGCTGCCGACGGAGGTGCCGCCGAACGTCTACGAGGGCCTGCTGGCCAGCCCCGTGACGGACGTGCACGTGTTCGCCCGCCGCGGTCCGGCGCAGGTCAAGTTCTCCCCGTTGGAGCTGCGCGAGCTGGGCCACGTGCCGGACGTCGACGTGATCGTCTACCCGGAGGACTTCGACTTCGACGAGGGGTCGATGGCCGCCATCCACTCCTCGAACCAGACCAAGCAGGTGGTCAAGACCCTCACCGACTGGACCCTCAAGGAACCGGAGGACCTGACGGCGAGCCGCCGGATCCACCTGCACTTCCTGCAGCGGCCGGTCGAGGTGCTGGGGGAGGACGGCCACGTCGTCGGCCTGCGGACCGAGCGCACCGCGCTCAACGGGGACGGTCACGTCACCGGCACGGGTGCGACCACCGACTGGGCCGTCCAGGCCGTCTACCGGGCCGTGGGCTACTTCGGCTCGCCGCTGCCGGAGCTGCCGTTCGACGAGGTCGGCGGGGTGATCCCCAACCGCGAGGGCCGGGTGGTGGACGACGGCGGCGAGGCGCTGCCGGGCCTCTACACCACCGGCTGGATCAAGCGGGGTCCCGTCGGCCTGATCGGGCACACCAAGTCGGACGCCACGGAGACGATCGCGCACCTGCGCGAGGACGCCGAGGCGGGACTGCTGCCGCGGGCGACGGAACGGGACCCGCAGGCCGTCAGCAAGCTGCTCGACGAGCGCGGTGTCGACGCGATCGAGTGGTCCGGGTGGCAGCTGCTGGACGCGTACGAGCGGGCGCTCGGCGAGGTGCAGGGGCGCGAGCGGGTCAAGGTCGTGCCTCGCGAGGAGATGGTGGACGTGTCGTTGGGCCGCCGCGGCTGA
- the rpmG gene encoding 50S ribosomal protein L33 has product MASKSQDIRPKITLACTECKERNYITKKNRRNDPDRLELKKYCPRDGRHTVHRETR; this is encoded by the coding sequence ATGGCCAGCAAGAGCCAGGACATCCGTCCGAAGATCACGCTCGCCTGCACCGAGTGCAAGGAGCGCAACTACATCACCAAGAAGAACCGGCGGAACGACCCCGACCGCCTCGAGCTGAAGAAGTACTGCCCGCGCGACGGTCGGCACACCGTCCACCGCGAGACCCGCTGA
- a CDS encoding YajQ family cyclic di-GMP-binding protein — MASESSFDVVSKVDRQEVDNALNQAAKEIAQRYDFKGVGASIAWSGETIVLVANSADRVRAVLDVFETKLIKRGISLKSLDLGDGEPKPSGKEYRLVTSIKEGLSSEVAKQLAKLVRDEGPKGVKTQIQGDELRVSAKSRDDLQATIALLKGADVDAALQFVNYR, encoded by the coding sequence ATGGCGAGCGAGTCGTCGTTCGACGTGGTGAGCAAGGTCGACCGGCAGGAGGTCGACAACGCGCTCAACCAGGCTGCGAAGGAGATCGCCCAGCGGTACGACTTCAAGGGCGTCGGCGCCTCGATCGCCTGGAGCGGCGAGACCATCGTGCTGGTCGCCAACTCGGCCGACCGGGTCCGGGCGGTGCTCGACGTCTTCGAGACCAAGCTGATCAAGCGCGGCATCTCGCTGAAGTCGCTGGACCTCGGCGACGGCGAGCCGAAGCCGTCCGGCAAGGAGTACCGCCTGGTCACCTCGATCAAGGAGGGCCTGTCCTCGGAGGTCGCCAAGCAGCTGGCCAAGCTGGTGCGCGACGAGGGGCCCAAGGGGGTCAAGACGCAGATCCAGGGCGACGAGCTGCGCGTCTCGGCCAAGAGCCGGGACGACCTGCAGGCGACGATCGCCCTGCTCAAGGGCGCGGACGTGGACGCCGCCCTGCAGTTCGTCAACTACCGCTGA
- a CDS encoding LacI family DNA-binding transcriptional regulator, giving the protein MSSQRPTLADVAASAGVSVSTASLAFSGAGPIAAATRQRVLDAAQALGYAGPNPLGRQLRRGRSGIVGVIVGDALRRAFRDPVSIQVLDGITSTLGPMGLGVLLIAGPHDPTDPPVDPLVELAAMDVAVMMWGGTTDDPVLSALRRRGIPTVLVEGSRHPDISVIGIADRAGIADVTRQLLGLGHTRIATVTLPFTNDRSEGLVDAARLDALEWELTRRRLDGVFDAGVQPVAIWETPASLVEHGASAARALLAGPDRPTAVVCQSDLLAAGVVLGARELGLHVPQDVSVVGFDGLDLPWFKPDVLTSVAQPLAEKGRAVGREVARLLEGEPPQSLDLPVELVWGTTAGPAPTV; this is encoded by the coding sequence CTGTCCTCCCAGCGGCCCACGCTCGCCGACGTCGCGGCCTCCGCCGGGGTCTCGGTGTCCACCGCCTCGCTGGCGTTCTCCGGGGCCGGCCCGATCGCCGCAGCCACCCGGCAGCGCGTGCTCGACGCCGCGCAGGCGCTCGGCTACGCCGGCCCCAACCCGCTCGGCCGGCAGCTGCGCCGCGGACGCTCCGGGATCGTCGGGGTGATCGTCGGCGACGCGCTGCGTCGCGCGTTCCGGGACCCCGTGTCCATCCAGGTGCTCGACGGCATCACCAGCACGCTGGGCCCCATGGGGCTGGGCGTCCTGCTGATCGCCGGCCCGCACGACCCGACGGACCCGCCGGTGGACCCGCTGGTGGAGCTCGCGGCGATGGACGTCGCGGTGATGATGTGGGGCGGCACCACCGACGACCCGGTGCTGAGCGCGCTGCGCCGCCGGGGCATCCCGACGGTGCTGGTCGAGGGCAGCCGCCATCCCGACATCTCGGTGATCGGCATCGCGGACCGTGCCGGCATCGCGGACGTCACGCGCCAGCTGTTGGGCCTCGGCCACACGCGCATCGCCACGGTGACCCTGCCCTTCACCAACGACCGCTCCGAGGGGCTGGTCGACGCCGCCCGGCTCGACGCCCTGGAGTGGGAGCTCACCCGCCGGCGGCTCGACGGCGTCTTCGACGCCGGTGTCCAGCCCGTCGCCATCTGGGAGACGCCCGCCTCGCTGGTCGAGCACGGCGCCAGCGCGGCGCGCGCGCTGCTGGCCGGCCCTGACCGGCCGACCGCCGTCGTGTGCCAGTCCGACCTGCTCGCCGCCGGCGTCGTGCTGGGCGCCCGTGAGCTCGGCCTGCACGTGCCGCAGGACGTCTCCGTCGTCGGGTTCGACGGGCTGGACCTGCCCTGGTTCAAGCCGGACGTGCTGACGTCCGTCGCACAGCCGCTGGCCGAGAAGGGCCGGGCCGTCGGGCGGGAGGTCGCGAGGCTGCTCGAGGGCGAGCCGCCGCAGTCGCTGGACCTGCCGGTCGAGCTGGTGTGGGGCACCACGGCGGGGCCCGCACCGACGGTCTGA
- the htpX gene encoding zinc metalloprotease HtpX translates to MSHRHFNGLKTTALFGGMWALLLGIGWLLGRGTPRFLLLFTAIGLLSTAYSYWASDKIAIRAMRARPVSELEQPGMYRIVRELSTKARQPMPRLYVSPTSSPNAFATGRDPAHAAVCCTEGILGMLDERELRGVLGHELMHVYNRDILTSSVAAAVAGVITSLAQFALFFGGGSDRDRGGNPIAGLVMVVLAPLAATMIQLAISRTREYDADEDGSSLTGDPLALASALRKLEVGTNARPLPQEQKLVDVSHLMIANPFRGAGVAKMFATHPPMAERIARLEAMAGNQGPITRY, encoded by the coding sequence ATGAGTCATCGGCACTTCAACGGTCTGAAGACCACCGCGCTGTTCGGCGGCATGTGGGCGCTGCTGCTCGGCATCGGCTGGCTGCTGGGCCGCGGCACGCCGCGCTTCCTCCTGCTGTTCACCGCGATCGGCCTGCTCAGCACCGCGTACAGCTACTGGGCCTCGGACAAGATCGCCATCCGCGCGATGCGGGCGCGCCCGGTCAGCGAGCTCGAGCAGCCCGGCATGTACCGGATCGTGCGGGAGCTGTCGACCAAGGCCCGGCAGCCGATGCCGCGGCTGTACGTCTCGCCCACCTCGTCGCCGAACGCCTTCGCCACCGGCCGCGACCCGGCGCACGCGGCCGTCTGCTGCACGGAGGGCATCCTCGGGATGCTCGACGAGCGCGAGCTGCGCGGCGTGCTGGGTCACGAGCTGATGCACGTCTACAACCGCGACATCCTCACGTCCTCGGTCGCGGCCGCCGTGGCCGGCGTCATCACGTCGCTGGCGCAGTTCGCGCTGTTCTTCGGCGGCGGATCCGACCGGGACCGCGGCGGCAACCCGATCGCGGGCCTGGTGATGGTGGTGCTGGCGCCGCTCGCCGCCACGATGATCCAGCTGGCGATCAGCCGGACCCGTGAGTACGACGCCGACGAGGACGGGTCGTCGCTCACCGGCGACCCGCTGGCGCTGGCATCGGCCCTGCGCAAGCTCGAGGTCGGCACCAACGCCCGTCCGCTGCCGCAGGAGCAGAAGCTCGTGGACGTCTCGCACCTGATGATCGCCAACCCGTTCCGCGGCGCCGGCGTGGCGAAGATGTTCGCCACCCACCCGCCGATGGCCGAGCGGATCGCCCGGCTCGAGGCGATGGCGGGCAACCAGGGCCCGATCACCCGGTACTGA
- a CDS encoding MaoC family dehydratase N-terminal domain-containing protein, with translation MPVDASYAGRAYPAGPVYEVGREKLAEFAEAVGADHPAYTDPAAAQALGHPDVVAPPTFAVVIAQRAEAQYVRDPAAGVDFSRVVHADERFTHHRPIHAGDRLVTTLHVDSISERAGLAMVTTRAEIAAEDGEAVATVVSTLAVRPEES, from the coding sequence GTGCCCGTCGACGCGTCGTACGCCGGCCGGGCGTACCCGGCCGGCCCGGTGTACGAGGTCGGCCGGGAGAAGCTCGCGGAGTTCGCCGAGGCGGTGGGCGCCGACCACCCCGCCTACACCGACCCGGCGGCCGCGCAGGCGCTCGGCCACCCGGACGTGGTGGCGCCGCCGACCTTCGCCGTGGTGATCGCCCAGCGGGCCGAGGCGCAGTACGTGCGCGACCCCGCCGCCGGCGTCGACTTCAGCCGCGTGGTGCACGCGGACGAGCGCTTCACCCACCACCGCCCGATCCACGCGGGCGACCGCCTGGTGACCACGCTGCACGTCGACTCGATCAGCGAGCGCGCCGGGCTGGCGATGGTGACCACGCGGGCGGAGATCGCAGCCGAGGACGGCGAGGCCGTCGCGACGGTCGTCTCCACGCTCGCGGTGCGGCCGGAGGAGAGCTGA
- a CDS encoding UDP-N-acetylmuramate dehydrogenase: MTSASEPAQDGPASVPTLADLTTLRVGGPAARYVETATEAELIDAVRTADEAGEPLLVVGGGSNLLVADEGFDGVVVRDVRTGIDVPDHSACAGVTYQLPAGQPWDEVVAFAGEHRLHGIEALSGIPGSVGAAPVQNIGAYGQEVAQTVASVRTWDRARGRVRTLALSDLQLSYRSSLLKRSMRAAPSDEDPGAPWWPTPRYVVLDVTLQLRQGSLSAPIAYAELARTLGVELGQRAPLADVRAAVLSLRAGKGMVLDRADHDTWSAGSFFTNPLLTPEQAAQLPPDAPRFPLPDDGARDGVPGGVKTSAAWLIDHAGFAKGFGDGPARLSGKHVLALTNRGGATAADLLALARTVRDGVARRFGVVLEPEPVLVGAAL, translated from the coding sequence ATCACCTCCGCCAGCGAGCCCGCGCAGGACGGTCCGGCATCGGTGCCGACGCTGGCGGACCTGACCACCCTGCGCGTCGGTGGCCCCGCCGCCCGTTACGTGGAGACGGCCACCGAGGCGGAGCTGATCGACGCCGTGCGGACCGCGGACGAGGCCGGCGAGCCGCTGCTGGTCGTCGGTGGTGGCTCCAACCTCCTGGTGGCCGACGAGGGGTTCGACGGCGTCGTCGTGCGGGACGTCCGCACCGGCATCGACGTCCCGGACCACTCCGCGTGCGCCGGTGTGACCTACCAGCTGCCGGCCGGGCAGCCCTGGGACGAGGTCGTCGCGTTCGCCGGTGAGCACCGGCTGCACGGGATCGAGGCGCTGTCCGGCATCCCCGGCTCGGTCGGGGCCGCACCGGTGCAGAACATCGGGGCCTACGGGCAGGAGGTCGCCCAGACGGTCGCCAGCGTGCGCACGTGGGACCGGGCGCGCGGCCGGGTCCGCACGCTCGCCCTGTCCGACCTGCAGCTGTCCTACCGCAGCTCGCTGCTCAAGCGGTCCATGCGGGCGGCGCCGTCAGACGAGGACCCGGGCGCGCCCTGGTGGCCCACCCCTCGCTACGTCGTGCTCGACGTCACGCTCCAGCTGCGGCAGGGCTCGCTGTCGGCACCCATCGCCTACGCCGAGCTGGCGCGGACGCTCGGCGTCGAGCTCGGTCAGCGGGCACCCCTCGCAGACGTGCGGGCGGCCGTGCTGAGCCTGCGTGCCGGCAAGGGCATGGTGCTGGACCGGGCCGACCACGACACGTGGAGCGCCGGGTCGTTCTTCACCAACCCGCTGCTGACGCCCGAGCAGGCCGCGCAGCTGCCGCCGGACGCCCCGCGGTTCCCGCTGCCGGACGACGGCGCGCGGGACGGCGTGCCCGGCGGCGTCAAGACGAGCGCCGCGTGGCTGATCGACCACGCCGGCTTCGCCAAGGGGTTCGGTGACGGTCCCGCGAGGCTCTCCGGCAAGCACGTGCTGGCGCTGACCAACCGTGGTGGCGCGACGGCTGCGGACCTGCTGGCGCTGGCGCGCACCGTCCGGGACGGTGTGGCGCGGCGTTTCGGCGTCGTGCTGGAGCCGGAGCCGGTGCTGGTGGGCGCTGCGCTCTGA
- a CDS encoding MFS transporter gives MLLARRSRTGPVPRARLLLIGCYVLMGLMTSGWLARIPAVRDQLHLSTATLGALLLVGSVGALLTVMASGVLVQRIGSRRSLVLSTGVLGAGYALMGIGPGAGSAVVLAVGIFLNGVGVSLANMVFNLESARIERAMGRTVIPHFHAGFSVGAVAGSAGGALASRLGISVTAQLTAVAAVAVVWRLASVRGVVLDPAADELAAALRPVPGTSGGRLRSVLSAWTERRTVLIGVVVLAASLSEGSANTWLSLAVVDGFRKPESMGGVVLGLFVAAMTVVRLLGTRLIDRFGRVAVLRTSGLVSLVGLLTFGLAPSLPLACVGVVAWGFGAALAVPIGIAAASDDPRRAAARVALVSTFASGASIAAPPLLGLAAETMGARHMLLLVVVAMVASVSVSRQVARLRAPVPAAVPTVRPAPTAELPAAVEPSVTGLPTAAAAVPEPAGSR, from the coding sequence GTGCTGCTCGCCCGCCGATCCCGGACCGGCCCCGTGCCTCGAGCGCGCCTGCTGCTGATCGGCTGCTACGTGCTGATGGGCCTGATGACGTCCGGATGGCTGGCGCGCATCCCGGCGGTCCGTGACCAGCTGCACCTGTCCACCGCCACGCTGGGTGCGCTGCTGCTGGTCGGATCCGTCGGCGCCCTGCTGACCGTCATGGCGTCCGGCGTGCTGGTGCAGCGCATCGGCAGCAGACGGTCGCTGGTGCTGTCCACCGGGGTGCTCGGCGCGGGCTACGCGCTGATGGGCATCGGCCCCGGCGCCGGCTCGGCTGTCGTGCTCGCGGTGGGCATCTTCCTCAACGGCGTCGGTGTGTCGCTCGCCAACATGGTGTTCAACCTCGAGTCCGCCCGCATCGAGCGGGCGATGGGCCGCACCGTGATCCCGCACTTCCACGCCGGCTTCTCGGTGGGCGCCGTCGCGGGCTCGGCGGGCGGCGCGCTCGCCTCGCGGCTCGGCATCTCCGTCACGGCGCAGCTGACGGCGGTCGCCGCCGTGGCGGTGGTCTGGCGGCTGGCGTCCGTGCGTGGCGTCGTGCTCGACCCCGCGGCCGACGAGCTGGCCGCCGCGCTGCGTCCGGTGCCAGGGACGAGCGGTGGACGCCTCCGGTCCGTGCTCTCGGCGTGGACGGAGCGGCGCACCGTGCTGATCGGGGTGGTGGTGCTGGCGGCCTCGTTGTCCGAGGGCTCGGCGAACACCTGGCTGTCCCTGGCCGTGGTGGACGGCTTCCGCAAGCCGGAGTCGATGGGCGGCGTGGTGCTCGGGCTGTTCGTGGCCGCCATGACCGTGGTCCGGCTGCTCGGCACGCGCTTGATCGACCGGTTCGGCCGGGTGGCCGTGCTGCGGACCTCGGGGCTCGTGTCACTCGTCGGGCTGCTGACGTTCGGTCTCGCACCTTCCCTGCCGCTGGCCTGCGTCGGTGTGGTCGCCTGGGGCTTCGGTGCCGCGCTCGCCGTGCCGATCGGCATCGCGGCCGCGTCCGACGACCCCCGGCGGGCGGCTGCCCGCGTCGCGCTCGTCTCCACCTTCGCGTCGGGCGCCTCGATCGCGGCACCGCCCCTGCTGGGCCTCGCCGCCGAGACGATGGGCGCGCGCCACATGCTGCTGCTCGTCGTCGTCGCCATGGTGGCCAGCGTCTCGGTCTCCCGGCAGGTCGCCCGGCTGCGCGCACCCGTACCGGCGGCGGTGCCGACCGTGCGACCCGCGCCCACCGCCGAGCTGCCGGCGGCCGTGGAGCCGTCCGTCACAGGTCTGCCGACCGCTGCTGCCGCCGTACCCGAGCCCGCCGGCTCACGTTGA
- a CDS encoding MaoC family dehydratase — MGLPVLADLTVGQEVARGTRTVDRSRLVRYAGASGDFNPIHWNERFAASVGLPGVIAHGMWTMGAAVGVVVDWLGDPGAVLDYQVRFTRPIPVPDPGEAEVEVVATVGALDAEAGTARIDLQVSALGTRVLGKAQVLVRLG; from the coding sequence ATGGGCCTGCCGGTGCTCGCCGACCTGACCGTCGGCCAGGAGGTCGCCCGCGGCACGCGGACCGTCGACCGGTCCCGGCTGGTCCGGTACGCCGGTGCGAGCGGTGACTTCAACCCGATCCACTGGAACGAGCGGTTCGCCGCCTCGGTGGGCCTGCCCGGCGTGATCGCGCACGGCATGTGGACCATGGGTGCCGCCGTCGGCGTGGTCGTCGACTGGCTCGGCGACCCGGGTGCGGTGCTCGACTACCAGGTCCGTTTCACTCGCCCGATCCCCGTGCCGGACCCCGGCGAGGCTGAGGTCGAGGTCGTCGCGACGGTGGGTGCGCTCGACGCGGAGGCCGGGACGGCGCGCATCGACCTGCAGGTCAGCGCCCTGGGTACCCGGGTGCTCGGCAAGGCGCAGGTGCTGGTGCGGCTGGGCTGA